The window AATGTTCTGCGCCCCACGTGCCTTTGCCCATCTCTTAGTTTGCTTCCTATGCGCCATTTCCGCTCTGGCTCAGCATTCGTCGACGGTTTCAGCCGATCAGATTTGGAATGATCTGGCTGCCGGCAATCGCCGTTTCGTCGCTGGCAGGACTGCGCCAAAAGACTTTCTCGCTCAGCGAAACGCACTGACCAAAACCCAGCATCCGAGAGTCGCGGTATTGAGTTGCTCGGACAGCCGTGTACCTCCGGAACTGGTCTTCGACACCGGATTGGGCGAGCTGTTCGTGGTGCGATCCGCGGGTGAGAATGACGACGCTCTATCTATCGGCAGTCTCGAATATGCGGTCGAGCACCTCGGTTCGAGCGTGATCGTGGTCATGGGACATCAAAGCTGCGGGGCCGTGACAGCAGCCTGTTCCGGCAGAAAATCAGAGTCGGTGAATCTGGATGCCGTTTTGAGACCTATTAGTCCATCGTGCGCCAAGATGAATCCCCAAAGAACCGGAACTCTTGATCTTGCTATTCGCGATCATGTACACACAGTTGCCCAAGAAATACTTGCGAAGAGCGAAATGTTAAGAAAAGCTCTTGAGGAAGGGAAGCTGACCATCATTGAAGCGTATTACTCGTTGGACACCGGAGAAGTAACGAAGCTACGTTGATTTGGAACAGTTCTGCAGGCCACTTCCAACGAAACGGCTTGGCGGACCTTTCTACTGATTGACGATAGGTATCTTTAAAATTCCGCTTATTGTAGTCAAACTCAAATTGAAACCCTCTGAAGGGCTTCCGAAGGGCCACAAAGGAAGAAAGTTCTAAAATCGTCCTCTAAGGCCGACCATTCTTCAAATTCCCGCGTAACTCTCTGAAAAACCAGTTCGAGAATTTTCGCTGAAGAGTAGATTTCTAAAATCGTCCTCTAAGGCCGACCATTTTCTCCCGCAAATTGAATCGTTTTGCTTTGGGTAAGAACCGTGCCTCGAGGAATCCGTGTTACGCGGGTACCTGTTGCGTCAAGATAGTTGACTTCGGACCGAACGCTCAGTCGCATTTTCTCGCTTGGCTTCGCTGGAATGATTCGCATGGCGTCCTTATCCGGCGATGGCTCGAGACCTGGGTGCAACAGGATTCGCAGGCCGGGAACGCGGCATCGTTCGGTCTCGTGCGCACGAACTACACCGGTCCCCAGGAACTGCGCCATATGAAAGGACCGGTTGGTTGAGGGAGGGCGCCCCGAAGCGCCCTCTACGTGTGCTACCCATAAATGAATCAGAACGAAATATTAATTGTGATTCCCGGGCGGTCAGGATACCGGCGATTGTAGAGGTAATACCCATCATCGACGTAATCGACATAGACATCGTCGGTTTCGTACCAATTGTCTCCCCAGTATTCCGGATACGGATCAACAAAACTGAACCAATAGCCGTTGTACTGAAAGCGTGGATATCCGTCAGCCACCATGAAGGGAAGGTGGTAAACGCGGAACCAGTGGTTCCGAC of the Terriglobia bacterium genome contains:
- a CDS encoding carbonic anhydrase, with protein sequence MFCAPRAFAHLLVCFLCAISALAQHSSTVSADQIWNDLAAGNRRFVAGRTAPKDFLAQRNALTKTQHPRVAVLSCSDSRVPPELVFDTGLGELFVVRSAGENDDALSIGSLEYAVEHLGSSVIVVMGHQSCGAVTAACSGRKSESVNLDAVLRPISPSCAKMNPQRTGTLDLAIRDHVHTVAQEILAKSEMLRKALEEGKLTIIEAYYSLDTGEVTKLR